AAATTGCCAAAGTTCAAAATCCCATTGGTGATTTATTTCAGGATGGAAAATTAGTTTATCAGGTAACTGGTAAAGAAGGAGAAGTGCATGAAAATGGAGAAGTAATTTTTTTGAAGGGTGATATCGTAGCTACGGATATTCAAAATCAAGTATTATTACGTGGCAATGAGTTGGAATGGCGTCCTAAAGAAGATATTTTAATTGTCCGCAATCAATTAAACGGTACTCATAAACAAGTGCAAGCAACGGCACAAGAAGCCAAAGCATTTAGTAAGAAAAGATTAATAGAATTAAGCGGTAAAGTAGTAGCAGTTACTCAACAAGAACCAATTTTACAATTAAGGACAGAACATTTAATTTGGCAAATGGAAGAGCAGAAAATTATTGGCGATCGCCCTTTGCAAATAGACCGATATGTAGATAAAAAAATTACCGATCGCGGAACGGGCGAACGAGGAGACGTCGATCTGAAAAACAAAATAGCTACCCTCAGACAGAAGGGGTTGTTGAATTTGTTCGATCCGCCTCTTGACGTTGCCAGCGATCTGATAGTGTGGAACTTAAACGCTAAAACAATAGTATCTGACCTACCAGTGCGCCTGTTTC
This genomic interval from Leptolyngbyaceae cyanobacterium contains the following:
- the lptC gene encoding LPS export ABC transporter periplasmic protein LptC, which produces MKKIKPQNHLFLKLALLTILINLVACKSEGQGAKKLAEDSKTAQNIASAKDFEGQLSFSDVTLDQVDEQGRPVWKVKAKQAIYTNNQKIAKVQNPIGDLFQDGKLVYQVTGKEGEVHENGEVIFLKGDIVATDIQNQVLLRGNELEWRPKEDILIVRNQLNGTHKQVQATAQEAKAFSKKRLIELSGKVVAVTQQEPILQLRTEHLIWQMEEQKIIGDRPLQIDRYVDKKITDRGTGERGDVDLKNKIATLRQKGLLNLFDPPLDVASDLIVWNLNAKTIVSDLPVRLFHRVQQVNLNASKGRVDLEPKIAYLTGNVYGTGQRPPSQMRTDRMTWYLPNETFEAVGNVFYKQVDPPLTLRGPKAIGQFKDQTIVITGGENGGRVVTEIIP